From Sphingomonas hengshuiensis, one genomic window encodes:
- a CDS encoding ArdC family protein, with protein MGVRNENRANLYAEVTGRVIAELEQGRLPWVQPWDAAACGCAMPANAVTGRRYSGINILILWAAVIEGRYASQRWLTFRQAQAAGGNVRRGERGTTICYADRFTPKDEAERARDEDREARQLAFLKRFTVFNVDQCEGLPERLTAVEQGAPVAEADRIPAAHALMEACGADIRIGGGEAYYSSAGDYVAVPPQLAFYNRINWYRTVLHELGHWTGHSSRLAREQSGAFGSAAYAREELIAEMASAFTCASLAIRPTVRHADYVGSWLVVLREDEKAIFRAASAASKAADFLLAFVSEGEAGQ; from the coding sequence ATGGGTGTCAGGAACGAGAATCGTGCAAACCTCTATGCCGAGGTGACGGGGCGCGTGATTGCCGAGCTGGAGCAGGGACGGCTGCCCTGGGTGCAGCCTTGGGATGCTGCGGCGTGTGGCTGTGCGATGCCGGCCAATGCCGTGACCGGGCGGCGCTATTCGGGGATCAATATTCTGATCCTCTGGGCGGCGGTCATCGAGGGGCGGTATGCCTCGCAGCGCTGGCTGACCTTTCGGCAGGCCCAGGCGGCGGGTGGCAATGTGCGACGCGGCGAGCGGGGGACGACGATCTGCTATGCGGATCGCTTCACGCCGAAGGATGAGGCCGAGCGGGCACGCGACGAGGATCGCGAGGCGCGGCAACTGGCGTTTCTCAAGCGGTTCACGGTCTTCAATGTCGACCAGTGCGAGGGATTGCCCGAGCGTCTGACGGCGGTGGAGCAGGGCGCGCCGGTGGCCGAAGCCGACCGCATTCCCGCCGCGCATGCGCTGATGGAAGCGTGCGGCGCCGATATCCGGATCGGGGGCGGGGAGGCCTATTACAGCTCGGCGGGTGACTATGTCGCGGTGCCGCCGCAGCTGGCCTTCTACAATCGCATCAACTGGTATCGTACCGTGTTGCACGAGCTGGGGCACTGGACCGGGCATAGCTCGCGACTGGCTCGCGAGCAGTCGGGCGCGTTTGGCAGCGCCGCCTATGCGCGAGAGGAGCTGATTGCCGAGATGGCTAGCGCGTTCACCTGCGCGTCGCTGGCGATCCGGCCGACCGTCCGGCACGCGGATTATGTCGGCAGCTGGCTGGTGGTGCTGCGCGAGGATGAGAAGGCCATCTTCCGGGCGGCGAGCGCTGCCAGCAAGGCGGCGGATTTTCTTCTGGCCTTCGTCTCTGAAGGGGAGGCGGGGCAATGA
- a CDS encoding sigma factor-like helix-turn-helix DNA-binding protein, with protein MRRWLRLRRMRRAFRAMPERDRAIFGSVRFDDRDYVETAELHGCTVAEVEQTVARVLIALGRAERGEQP; from the coding sequence ATGAGGCGCTGGCTTCGTCTGCGGCGGATGCGCCGCGCCTTTCGCGCAATGCCTGAGCGCGATCGGGCTATCTTCGGATCGGTGCGGTTCGATGACCGGGATTACGTCGAAACGGCCGAGTTGCATGGCTGCACGGTGGCGGAGGTCGAGCAGACCGTCGCCCGCGTGCTCATCGCGCTCGGTCGGGCGGAGCGGGGCGAACAGCCATGA
- a CDS encoding nucleotidyltransferase and HEPN domain-containing protein, which produces MRTSLDHLPPAKQRELERVVQILFEEFGDAIAIATSDWKKQARILKVLLYGSYARGGWVDEPHTAKGYQSDFDLLVIVNNPKLTDRIEFWGTAEDRLNRELAITRTLRTPVNFIVHTFQEVNDGLAHGRYFFMDIARDGIALYQSEDTGFHEPKPKTPEQALAMAREYFEEWYPSASKRFDGAKFHLERGNLKDAAFDFHQTTERLYHCVLLVCTFYTPHIHNLGFLRTQAERIDSRLVDAWPRDSRADRSRFEKLKEAYVKARYSKHFRISEDELAWLSERVEVLGQAVQVVCEERISALEQSVAA; this is translated from the coding sequence ATGAGGACCAGCCTCGATCATCTGCCCCCGGCAAAACAGCGCGAGCTGGAGCGTGTCGTCCAGATCCTGTTTGAGGAGTTTGGCGACGCGATCGCCATCGCGACCTCGGACTGGAAGAAGCAGGCGCGCATCCTCAAGGTCTTGCTCTACGGTTCATATGCGCGCGGCGGCTGGGTTGACGAACCCCATACCGCCAAGGGTTATCAGTCGGACTTTGACCTGCTGGTCATCGTCAACAACCCGAAACTGACCGACCGCATCGAGTTCTGGGGGACCGCCGAGGACCGGCTCAACCGCGAACTGGCGATCACGAGGACGCTGCGTACGCCGGTCAATTTCATCGTGCACACGTTCCAGGAAGTGAACGACGGGCTGGCGCATGGGCGCTATTTCTTCATGGACATCGCGCGGGACGGCATCGCGCTCTACCAGAGCGAGGACACCGGGTTTCACGAGCCCAAGCCGAAGACGCCGGAGCAGGCGCTGGCCATGGCGCGGGAGTATTTCGAGGAGTGGTACCCGAGTGCGAGCAAGCGCTTCGACGGAGCAAAGTTCCATCTAGAACGAGGCAACCTGAAGGACGCGGCGTTTGACTTTCACCAGACGACAGAGCGGCTCTATCACTGCGTACTTCTAGTCTGCACGTTCTATACCCCTCACATCCACAATCTGGGCTTCTTGCGCACGCAGGCAGAGCGGATCGATTCGCGTCTGGTCGACGCATGGCCACGGGACAGTCGCGCCGACCGATCTCGCTTCGAGAAGCTGAAAGAAGCCTATGTGAAGGCCCGATACTCCAAGCATTTCCGGATCAGCGAAGACGAGCTGGCGTGGCTCAGCGAGCGCGTCGAGGTCCTCGGTCAGGCCGTGCAGGTTGTCTGCGAAGAGCGCATCTCGGCGCTGGAGCAGAGCGTAGCCGCCTAG
- a CDS encoding MucR family transcriptional regulator: MSDENSLNAVELATELTIAWLGNQNNRVSAEDVPAFLRTMHATVTELAGGSSTAGDDAQEVAPEQEFTPAVTVRKSLASKDHIISLIDGKPYKTLRRHLSTHGLTPEEYRARYNLKSDYPMVAPTYSEARRAMAHKIGLGAKGRAARGSSTTTAPAAKPSRKPRAKAPAKA, encoded by the coding sequence ATGTCCGATGAAAACTCTCTGAACGCGGTCGAGCTCGCGACCGAACTCACGATCGCCTGGCTCGGCAATCAGAACAACCGCGTCTCCGCCGAAGACGTTCCGGCCTTTTTGCGTACCATGCACGCAACGGTCACCGAATTGGCAGGCGGTTCGTCGACTGCCGGCGACGACGCACAAGAAGTCGCTCCCGAGCAGGAATTCACGCCGGCGGTAACGGTGCGGAAATCGCTGGCGTCGAAGGATCACATCATTTCGCTGATCGACGGAAAGCCGTACAAAACGCTGCGTCGCCACCTCTCTACACACGGCTTGACGCCGGAAGAGTATCGCGCCCGCTACAATCTCAAATCCGACTATCCGATGGTTGCCCCGACCTATTCGGAAGCGCGCCGCGCGATGGCCCACAAGATCGGCCTCGGCGCCAAGGGCCGGGCCGCGCGCGGCAGCAGCACCACCACAGCGCCCGCTGCGAAGCCCTCGCGCAAGCCTAGGGCCAAGGCGCCCGCGAAAGCCTGA
- a CDS encoding conjugal transfer protein TraD: MARDDKRGWVMKRRERTRQLIELGGLVAKAGLPELTDDDRAVILGLMIEGAATLRGEHRQQALTLWRRRGKRAFEHSPDD; this comes from the coding sequence ATGGCGCGTGACGACAAGCGAGGCTGGGTGATGAAGCGGCGCGAACGCACCCGCCAGTTGATCGAGTTGGGCGGGCTTGTTGCAAAAGCCGGGCTGCCCGAACTGACCGACGACGATCGCGCGGTGATCCTAGGCCTGATGATCGAAGGTGCGGCAACGCTGCGCGGCGAACATCGCCAGCAAGCGCTGACCTTGTGGCGGCGTCGCGGCAAGCGCGCATTTGAACACTCTCCCGACGATTAA
- a CDS encoding conjugal transfer protein TraD, whose amino-acid sequence MRKPRDYDSELHALNDKAKLLKERKVQQLGEVVAATGADALPIELLAGALLSAVDSNDAAAKEGWRKRGAAFFQGARKSGGRARGYARSDPAGDSRTSSATSQDGA is encoded by the coding sequence ATGCGCAAACCCAGAGATTACGATTCGGAACTGCACGCACTCAACGACAAGGCGAAGCTGCTCAAGGAACGCAAGGTTCAGCAGCTCGGCGAAGTTGTCGCCGCAACCGGCGCCGACGCGCTGCCAATTGAGCTGCTTGCCGGCGCATTGTTGAGTGCCGTCGACAGCAACGATGCCGCCGCGAAGGAGGGCTGGCGCAAACGCGGCGCTGCGTTCTTTCAAGGCGCGCGCAAATCTGGCGGCCGCGCTCGCGGTTACGCGCGCAGCGACCCGGCGGGCGACAGCCGCACGTCATCGGCTACAAGCCAGGATGGCGCGTGA
- the traA gene encoding Ti-type conjugative transfer relaxase TraA encodes MAIYHFSAKVISRASGSSAVASAAYRSASRLHDQRLDRHHGFSNKAGVVHSEVMLPDGAPEHLSDREKLWNEVEAAENRIDAQLAREIEFAIPRELDHAEGIRLAREFVKAEFVDRGMIADLNVHWDVGADGMPKPHAHVMLTMREVGEDGFGKKNRDWNRTDLLEKWRERWSEHVNQRLAELDIDARVDHRSFEAQGIDLEPQHKIGPAASRMAAQGLASERLAEHHEIARANGEKIIAQPGIALDAITRTQATFTNRDLAMFVHRHSDDKDQFDRVMAAVKAPPELVALGKDGRGEARFTSRAMIETEQRLERATSVLANRERHGVSERQRDVALARAAARGMFLSPEQRSAFDHVTEAKGLGVVIGYAGTGKSAMLGVAREAWEGAGYSVRGIALSGIAAENLESGSGIASRTIASLEHQWEQGRELLTNHDVLVIDEAGMIGTRQMERVLSEAEKRGAKVVLVGDPEQLQAIEAGAAFRSIAERHGGVEITAIRRQREDWQRDATRQLATGRTAEAVRAYGDAGHVHAAQTREQASAGLIDRWDRDRQAHPDASRIILTHTNDAVHELNLAARDRLRAADELGQDITIAAERGRRAFAPGDRIMFLKNERSMGVKNGSLGTVQNLTQTRMAVMLDDGRSIAFDIKDYNQIDHGYAATIHKAQGVTVDRVHVLATPGLDRHAAYVALSRHRDQVDLHYGRDDFADQGKLVRTLSRERGKDMASDYARAPAHEPAQPTPPRSRFAGLKLKPMAVEPQATPLEKAVERYGRAAADIVRMRRMDLGPLEHQKIAFAEAGKALNALRPDAARDLRSAMNADPALIDQAANGKPAAAIRAMTLEREIRIDTAQRADRFVAEWQQKSRQLQSLNRTGDYDAIHRVQDRMVGMAKSLHRDPQLESLLRNRIKDLGIGSSNGASLSHDLQQLPSLWRGRGLGR; translated from the coding sequence ATGGCGATCTATCACTTCTCCGCGAAAGTCATCTCCCGCGCTTCAGGATCGAGCGCGGTTGCTTCCGCCGCCTATCGTTCCGCGTCGCGGCTTCACGATCAGCGGCTCGACCGGCACCATGGCTTTTCCAACAAGGCGGGCGTCGTTCATTCCGAGGTGATGCTGCCGGATGGCGCGCCCGAGCATCTGTCCGATCGCGAAAAGCTGTGGAACGAGGTCGAAGCCGCCGAGAACCGTATCGACGCGCAACTCGCCCGCGAGATCGAGTTCGCGATCCCCCGCGAACTTGACCATGCCGAGGGCATCCGACTTGCCCGTGAGTTCGTGAAGGCCGAATTCGTCGATCGCGGCATGATCGCCGATCTCAACGTGCATTGGGATGTCGGCGCGGATGGGATGCCGAAGCCCCACGCGCATGTGATGCTGACCATGCGGGAGGTTGGCGAGGACGGGTTCGGCAAGAAGAACCGCGACTGGAACCGCACCGATCTTTTGGAGAAGTGGCGCGAGCGCTGGAGCGAACACGTCAACCAACGGCTAGCCGAACTCGATATCGACGCACGCGTCGATCACCGGTCGTTTGAGGCGCAGGGCATCGACCTGGAGCCACAGCACAAGATCGGCCCAGCTGCATCGCGGATGGCGGCGCAGGGTCTGGCATCGGAACGGCTCGCCGAGCATCACGAAATCGCCCGCGCGAACGGCGAAAAGATCATCGCGCAGCCAGGCATCGCGCTCGATGCGATCACCCGCACGCAAGCGACCTTCACCAACCGCGATCTCGCGATGTTCGTGCACCGGCACAGCGACGACAAGGACCAGTTCGACCGCGTGATGGCAGCGGTCAAGGCCCCGCCTGAGCTTGTCGCGCTCGGCAAGGACGGGCGCGGCGAAGCTCGCTTCACGTCACGTGCGATGATCGAGACCGAGCAGCGCCTTGAGCGTGCGACAAGCGTGCTGGCCAATCGTGAGCGGCATGGAGTGTCGGAGCGCCAACGCGATGTTGCGCTCGCGCGCGCTGCGGCGCGCGGCATGTTCCTGTCGCCAGAGCAACGCAGCGCGTTCGATCACGTCACCGAGGCAAAAGGACTTGGGGTCGTTATCGGCTACGCCGGTACCGGCAAGTCCGCGATGTTGGGTGTGGCCCGTGAGGCGTGGGAAGGTGCGGGCTATTCAGTCCGCGGCATCGCGCTGTCTGGCATCGCTGCGGAAAATCTTGAAAGCGGATCGGGCATTGCGTCCCGCACGATCGCGAGTCTCGAACATCAATGGGAACAGGGGAGGGAACTCCTCACCAATCACGATGTGCTCGTGATCGACGAGGCCGGGATGATCGGCACGCGTCAGATGGAGCGTGTGCTCTCCGAAGCCGAAAAGCGCGGCGCCAAAGTGGTGCTGGTCGGCGATCCCGAACAACTGCAGGCGATCGAGGCAGGTGCGGCGTTCCGGTCGATTGCGGAACGCCACGGCGGCGTCGAGATCACCGCCATTCGCCGCCAGCGTGAAGACTGGCAGCGTGACGCAACCCGCCAACTCGCCACCGGTCGGACCGCAGAAGCTGTCCGTGCCTATGGCGACGCCGGACATGTGCACGCGGCCCAAACGCGAGAGCAGGCCAGCGCCGGTCTGATCGACCGCTGGGACCGGGACCGCCAGGCGCATCCTGATGCGAGCAGGATCATCCTCACCCACACGAACGACGCCGTGCATGAGCTCAACCTTGCAGCGCGCGACCGGCTGCGCGCGGCCGATGAACTGGGCCAAGACATCACGATCGCCGCCGAACGCGGGCGTCGCGCCTTCGCGCCCGGCGACCGGATCATGTTCCTGAAGAACGAACGCAGCATGGGCGTTAAGAACGGGTCGCTCGGCACCGTCCAGAACCTCACGCAAACGCGTATGGCGGTGATGCTCGACGATGGACGATCGATCGCTTTCGATATCAAGGACTATAACCAGATCGATCACGGCTACGCCGCCACGATCCACAAGGCGCAGGGGGTGACGGTTGACCGCGTGCATGTCCTCGCTACGCCGGGGCTCGATCGCCATGCTGCCTATGTCGCGCTGTCACGGCACCGCGACCAGGTCGACCTTCACTATGGTCGCGATGACTTCGCCGATCAGGGCAAGCTGGTCCGCACGCTCAGTCGAGAGCGTGGTAAGGATATGGCTTCGGATTATGCACGAGCGCCCGCTCACGAACCCGCGCAGCCAACGCCACCCCGCAGTCGGTTCGCCGGGCTGAAGCTCAAGCCGATGGCCGTCGAGCCACAGGCGACGCCGCTCGAAAAGGCGGTCGAGCGCTATGGGCGCGCCGCCGCCGACATCGTCCGAATGCGCCGGATGGACCTCGGGCCGCTGGAGCACCAGAAGATCGCGTTTGCCGAAGCCGGCAAGGCGCTCAATGCGCTGCGACCGGACGCCGCACGCGATTTGCGGAGTGCCATGAACGCCGACCCGGCGCTGATCGACCAGGCGGCCAATGGCAAGCCCGCCGCCGCAATCCGCGCGATGACACTGGAGAGGGAGATTCGGATCGACACAGCGCAGCGCGCCGACCGCTTCGTCGCCGAATGGCAGCAGAAGAGCAGGCAGCTTCAGTCGCTCAATCGCACCGGCGATTACGACGCGATCCACCGCGTCCAGGACAGGATGGTCGGGATGGCCAAGAGCCTTCACCGCGACCCGCAGCTCGAGTCGCTGCTTCGAAACAGGATCAAAGACCTCGGAATCGGCAGTTCGAACGGAGCATCATTGTCTCATGACCTCCAGCAACTACCCAGCCTCTGGCGGGGTCGTGGATTGGGGCGATAG
- a CDS encoding DUF6118 family protein, protein MTDNLNPTAPADDIDQAFEALRGEVSLTRRAVEGLTAARERVPDYSATLGQMAEALKRAAEGIARVERSPAVRLTPAALTDEIVKASAETRAEDRALLREARDALTRSIGRVDGIVERGQAADVQIRWLIWTGAGGALGGMLLMAILPGAVARSLPASWHVPEWMAARTIGLDQRAAGERMIATAAPKPPSDAE, encoded by the coding sequence ATGACAGACAATCTCAACCCAACTGCTCCAGCAGATGACATCGATCAGGCATTCGAAGCGCTGCGCGGCGAGGTTAGTCTCACACGTCGCGCGGTCGAGGGGCTGACTGCGGCACGCGAGCGGGTGCCCGACTATAGCGCAACGCTTGGCCAGATGGCGGAGGCGTTGAAGCGAGCAGCCGAAGGCATCGCTCGTGTCGAGCGAAGTCCGGCCGTCCGCCTGACGCCAGCGGCGCTCACCGATGAAATTGTCAAGGCGAGCGCAGAAACTCGGGCTGAGGATCGGGCGCTGTTGCGGGAAGCGCGCGACGCGTTGACGCGATCGATTGGGCGCGTCGACGGGATTGTCGAGCGCGGGCAGGCGGCGGATGTCCAGATCCGGTGGCTTATCTGGACCGGCGCTGGCGGCGCACTCGGCGGGATGTTGCTGATGGCAATCTTGCCTGGCGCCGTTGCACGGTCGCTTCCTGCCAGCTGGCATGTGCCCGAGTGGATGGCTGCCCGTACAATCGGGTTGGATCAGCGCGCGGCGGGCGAGCGTATGATCGCGACTGCTGCCCCAAAGCCACCATCTGACGCCGAATAA
- a CDS encoding tetratricopeptide repeat protein, which produces MKTVSLVATGNMPTDITEGVLVRKSGLPVVLFAAMAAAVPAHAETLPIEAVYPAGSDNLAILNTLRMGSFNGRDGSSLALELEQQLRNVSVRGEAYYQIFVGGGGPRADGTVTGSAYSSVENNVEIVQETECVAKNDKGKCIEKRVVNIRCTRRSVTLTYTLSVVSPRGERLYSMSKPSVTSNLICPQTYNVAPVEVVIASLISNAARELRFEFAPAQVRTDIRVKEGTSGLQGAAKKTFKNGIAATKRNVASACKLWTEVDYLVPNHAPTLFNLGLCAESDRDYDKAEQLYRRTAELDRSERYATESLERLARRRKAEQQLAMHASRRTR; this is translated from the coding sequence TTGAAGACTGTCTCGCTCGTAGCAACGGGCAATATGCCAACGGATATTACAGAGGGGGTTCTCGTGCGAAAGTCCGGACTTCCAGTTGTGCTCTTCGCTGCGATGGCGGCGGCTGTTCCCGCGCACGCGGAAACACTGCCGATCGAAGCGGTCTATCCGGCCGGCAGCGACAATCTGGCCATATTGAACACGCTCCGGATGGGATCGTTCAACGGACGAGACGGTTCGTCGCTGGCGCTCGAACTCGAGCAGCAGTTGCGCAACGTCTCGGTGCGCGGCGAAGCCTATTACCAGATCTTCGTCGGCGGCGGCGGACCCAGGGCGGACGGTACGGTGACCGGCAGCGCCTATAGTTCGGTCGAAAACAATGTCGAAATTGTTCAGGAGACCGAGTGCGTAGCGAAGAACGACAAGGGAAAGTGCATCGAGAAGCGAGTCGTCAATATCCGCTGCACGCGTCGATCCGTCACGCTCACCTATACATTGTCCGTCGTCAGCCCGCGGGGAGAGCGGCTCTATTCGATGAGCAAGCCCTCGGTGACGTCGAATCTGATCTGTCCGCAGACCTACAATGTCGCGCCGGTCGAGGTTGTCATCGCCAGCCTGATATCGAATGCCGCCCGCGAATTGCGCTTCGAATTTGCCCCGGCGCAGGTGCGAACCGATATCCGCGTCAAGGAAGGCACATCCGGCCTGCAGGGCGCAGCCAAGAAGACCTTCAAGAACGGCATTGCGGCGACCAAGCGCAATGTGGCGTCCGCCTGCAAACTGTGGACCGAAGTGGATTATCTCGTCCCCAATCATGCTCCGACGCTGTTCAATCTCGGCCTGTGCGCCGAATCCGATCGAGACTATGACAAGGCGGAGCAACTGTACCGCCGCACCGCGGAACTCGACCGAAGCGAACGCTATGCCACGGAATCCTTGGAACGCCTCGCTCGGCGCCGGAAGGCAGAGCAGCAATTGGCGATGCACGCGAGTCGGCGGACGCGCTAA
- a CDS encoding OmpA family protein produces MRKITAALFFAIAMVLSTPLLAQSSRPVGALPDDCRSLLDAKHRGRVAPWQGTVALEHCDRIKRLQRLSSYLPPDERPQFFETVIPRFRLPEGYGVDIPVLRVVFPDRVFFDTARSELRPEAREIASIIAESLRREPPDVTLFVAGHADRRGDPDYNEALSINRADAVATTIFRYGINQSMVWRIGFGEDLPLVAGEDEVAWGQNRRIEFLFSAKPEPIAVWLADPDLCHSRSTAESAKCLASLLMLPGYVATRVVSPDPGPTRQVTVRAKRQRVTARSPTRPPTAPSGRGREPIGQSNSTRETAPEAPTRVVVIPRNAPRLVINPVNRQVELASASK; encoded by the coding sequence ATGCGGAAAATCACGGCGGCCCTGTTCTTCGCAATCGCAATGGTTTTGTCCACGCCCCTGCTGGCGCAATCCTCCAGACCTGTTGGCGCCTTGCCAGATGACTGCCGATCATTGCTCGACGCGAAACATCGGGGACGCGTCGCCCCGTGGCAGGGGACCGTCGCGCTCGAGCATTGCGACCGTATCAAGCGCTTGCAGCGCCTGTCATCCTACTTGCCGCCGGACGAGCGGCCGCAGTTCTTCGAAACCGTAATTCCGCGCTTCCGGCTGCCTGAAGGCTATGGAGTCGATATCCCTGTGCTGCGGGTCGTATTCCCGGACCGCGTCTTCTTCGACACGGCGAGGAGCGAGTTGCGGCCCGAAGCGCGGGAGATCGCCAGCATCATCGCCGAGTCGCTGCGGCGCGAGCCCCCGGACGTGACGTTGTTCGTTGCGGGGCACGCCGATCGCCGCGGCGATCCCGACTACAACGAGGCCTTGTCGATCAATCGGGCAGACGCAGTGGCAACGACGATCTTCCGCTACGGCATCAATCAGAGCATGGTCTGGCGGATCGGCTTCGGCGAGGACCTGCCGTTGGTGGCCGGGGAAGACGAAGTCGCCTGGGGGCAAAATCGTCGCATCGAATTTCTCTTCTCCGCCAAGCCCGAACCCATCGCGGTATGGCTGGCGGACCCGGATCTTTGCCACTCGAGAAGCACCGCGGAAAGCGCCAAGTGCCTGGCCAGCCTCCTGATGCTGCCCGGCTATGTAGCGACGCGAGTGGTCAGTCCGGACCCCGGACCGACGCGCCAAGTCACTGTGCGAGCGAAACGCCAGCGGGTGACTGCACGCTCGCCGACCAGGCCGCCAACCGCTCCTTCCGGCCGTGGACGCGAACCGATCGGCCAATCGAACAGCACTCGGGAAACGGCGCCAGAGGCACCGACCAGGGTGGTGGTCATTCCGCGCAATGCACCGAGGCTTGTTATCAATCCCGTGAATCGACAGGTTGAACTTGCAAGCGCTAGCAAATGA
- a CDS encoding TauD/TfdA family dioxygenase produces MQLRICEETLNAPPAYGDRVDSLLTDLERYGWCRFATSLECEAEIALAADRAAELLGRPTSGRAGATQEAIVPRVRTEAHPRSQSATHGLDALPLHVELSHRSVPCRYVVLGCADPGHPGSATTTLEWRTLGFTADEIALLKGAPLLIRNGRRSFYSTALPRDGRFLRYDGECVEAVDARGHAALEAIRARLSSVTPTAHCLQRGEVLVIDNWRMLHGREVVAEHSGRRLTRRLVDA; encoded by the coding sequence ATGCAGCTGCGGATATGCGAAGAGACACTGAACGCACCGCCCGCCTATGGAGATCGTGTGGACTCACTCCTAACGGATTTGGAGCGCTATGGCTGGTGCCGGTTTGCTACAAGCTTGGAGTGTGAGGCGGAGATCGCTCTCGCCGCCGACCGAGCAGCCGAGCTTCTAGGCCGCCCCACCTCCGGGCGAGCTGGCGCAACTCAAGAGGCGATTGTTCCCCGCGTTCGGACAGAAGCGCATCCCCGCTCTCAAAGCGCCACGCATGGTCTTGACGCGCTTCCGCTCCATGTCGAGCTGAGTCACAGGTCGGTGCCTTGCAGATACGTTGTTCTGGGCTGTGCCGATCCCGGGCACCCCGGCAGCGCTACGACGACTTTGGAATGGCGGACACTTGGATTTACGGCTGATGAGATCGCTCTGCTGAAGGGCGCACCGCTGCTAATCCGGAACGGGCGAAGGTCATTCTACTCAACGGCCCTCCCCCGTGATGGACGCTTCCTTCGCTACGATGGCGAATGCGTAGAAGCGGTCGATGCGAGGGGCCACGCTGCCCTTGAGGCGATCCGAGCTCGTCTCTCGTCGGTGACACCCACTGCGCACTGCCTGCAGCGAGGTGAGGTTTTGGTAATCGACAACTGGCGGATGCTGCACGGGCGTGAAGTCGTCGCCGAACACAGCGGACGAAGGCTTACGAGGAGACTGGTGGATGCCTGA